A genomic segment from Tuwongella immobilis encodes:
- a CDS encoding arginase family protein: MSAPLPKTWVQLFPFDLFGSSGTAAGAELLGDAIREMLDDNRRETIPTRSVAYQSHIKIHEQLFETIDDLQQWRGIGKRLARKRFQTNDRLLWITGNHLGALPVLESLPPQTTVFQWDAHLDIYTLHDSTPELSHGNFLLELPVGTPEIIQIGHRDLFLSQEMVATRFHERYPAPEMHLHGEQCLHRLRAASQRAEKIWVDIDCDAIDPATFPAVLQPQPFGLSSGQLWQSLGCLDWNKVIGISLSEFAPARDQNDQSLALLIWLIEAIFLLWYEK, translated from the coding sequence GTGTCAGCTCCCCTTCCCAAAACTTGGGTCCAACTCTTTCCGTTTGATCTCTTCGGCAGTTCCGGCACGGCCGCTGGTGCCGAGTTGCTCGGCGATGCCATTCGTGAAATGCTCGACGACAATCGACGCGAAACGATTCCCACACGCAGCGTCGCTTATCAATCTCACATCAAGATCCATGAACAGCTTTTTGAAACCATCGACGATCTCCAACAATGGCGGGGGATCGGCAAACGACTCGCCCGCAAGCGATTCCAAACGAACGACCGACTCTTGTGGATTACCGGCAATCACCTGGGTGCACTGCCGGTTCTGGAATCGTTGCCACCCCAAACAACGGTCTTTCAGTGGGATGCGCATCTGGATATCTACACACTCCACGATAGCACCCCAGAACTATCCCACGGAAACTTTCTGCTCGAACTCCCGGTCGGAACTCCCGAAATCATCCAGATCGGGCACCGGGATCTATTCTTATCGCAAGAGATGGTGGCCACGCGATTCCACGAACGTTACCCCGCACCCGAAATGCACCTGCACGGGGAGCAATGTCTCCACCGACTTCGCGCGGCAAGCCAACGTGCCGAGAAAATTTGGGTCGATATCGACTGCGACGCCATCGACCCCGCCACATTTCCAGCCGTGTTACAACCTCAGCCGTTCGGCCTCAGTTCCGGCCAACTCTGGCAATCGCTGGGATGCCTCGATTGGAACAAAGTCATCGGCATCTCGCTCTCCGAATTCGCTCCCGCACGCGATCAAAACGATCAATCCTTGGCATTGCTCATCTGGCTGATTGAAGCCATCTTTCTGCTGTGGTATGAAAAATAA
- a CDS encoding gamma carbonic anhydrase family protein — protein MRKIGLVYLAENVVVTGDTRLDAGVNLWFGTVIRGDLATIHLAENVNIQDGCVLHTDFDVSLTLEPGVVVGHSAVIHGTRIGAGSLIAMGARVLSGVELGEECIVAAGAVVPEGKRFPPRSMIMGIPGKVVREVREEEIARVRMINQRYRELAQRYVDGEMAWPYGKPST, from the coding sequence ATGCGAAAGATCGGTTTGGTTTATTTGGCTGAGAATGTGGTGGTGACCGGGGATACACGCTTGGATGCCGGTGTGAATCTCTGGTTTGGGACGGTGATTCGCGGCGATCTGGCGACGATTCACCTGGCCGAGAATGTCAACATTCAGGACGGCTGTGTGCTGCACACGGATTTCGATGTGTCGCTGACGTTGGAGCCAGGAGTCGTGGTTGGGCATTCGGCGGTGATTCATGGGACGCGAATCGGGGCGGGGAGTTTGATTGCGATGGGGGCCCGGGTGTTGTCGGGGGTGGAGTTGGGCGAGGAGTGCATCGTGGCGGCGGGGGCGGTGGTGCCGGAAGGGAAGCGATTTCCGCCTCGGTCGATGATTATGGGCATTCCGGGGAAGGTGGTGCGCGAGGTGCGGGAGGAAGAAATCGCGCGGGTGCGGATGATTAACCAGCGATATCGGGAACTGGCCCAGCGGTATGTCGATGGAGAGATGGCTTGGCCGTATGGTAAGCCTTCGACATAA
- a CDS encoding glycosyltransferase family 2 protein, translating into MATDRMLSDEQPNTNPVDREIAAICRDNARRYDLLKQLLGEGACKQLGIVPWPEGSKLSVVIPVYNEERWIREVIRRVQATPIPKEIILVDDCSQDGTRQILRDEMEPVENIRVIYHEVNRGKGAALRTGFAHASGDIIIVQDADLEYDPAEYPRLVQPIIEGKADVVFGSRFIGESHRVLYFWHTVANKMLTTLSNLFTNLNLTDMETCYKVFRKEVLAGITLKQDHFGFEPEITAKVAKKKNPSWRIYEIPISYSGRTYEEGKKIGLKDAFKALYCIIRYWIAD; encoded by the coding sequence ATGGCGACGGACCGCATGCTCTCGGATGAGCAACCGAACACGAACCCGGTCGATCGGGAAATCGCGGCAATCTGCCGAGACAACGCCCGTCGGTACGACCTTCTCAAACAACTGTTGGGGGAAGGGGCGTGCAAACAGTTGGGCATCGTCCCGTGGCCGGAAGGCTCCAAACTCTCGGTGGTGATCCCGGTATACAACGAAGAGCGTTGGATTCGTGAGGTCATTCGTCGGGTACAGGCGACGCCGATCCCCAAAGAAATCATTCTGGTCGATGATTGCTCCCAAGACGGGACTCGCCAGATTTTGCGGGACGAAATGGAGCCGGTGGAAAACATCCGCGTCATCTACCATGAAGTGAATCGCGGCAAAGGGGCGGCATTGCGGACCGGCTTCGCCCATGCCAGCGGCGATATCATCATCGTGCAAGATGCCGACCTGGAATATGATCCGGCGGAGTACCCGCGATTGGTGCAGCCGATCATCGAAGGCAAAGCGGATGTCGTGTTCGGTTCGCGTTTCATTGGCGAAAGTCATCGGGTGCTGTACTTCTGGCACACGGTCGCCAACAAGATGCTGACGACCCTGTCGAATTTGTTCACGAATCTGAATCTGACGGATATGGAGACCTGCTACAAAGTCTTTCGCAAGGAAGTGCTGGCAGGCATCACGCTGAAGCAAGATCACTTCGGTTTCGAGCCGGAAATCACGGCCAAAGTCGCCAAGAAGAAAAATCCCTCCTGGCGAATTTACGAGATCCCCATCAGCTATTCGGGTCGGACTTACGAAGAAGGTAAGAAGATTGGACTCAAAGACGCCTTCAAGGCGCTGTACTGCATCATCCGGTATTGGATCGCGGATTGA
- a CDS encoding acyl-CoA dehydrogenase family protein — protein MELDSILAHESHRADTQTNWPKRSWERLTELGCMRWSIPTAYGGDDLSGEALMAGYEAIAASCLTTAFCFSQREAAVRRIRSLAPPAIREEWLPDLARGQRIVTVGLSQLSTSRQHRAPALLATALGNPDSPECYRLHGDVPWVTAADQSDAMVIGACLEDGQQVLFLVPTDLPGVTIDSPMELTALLGSRTASVHFDAVEIPRHLVLAGPAPQLLGPMTGGGLETSCLALGLVRASVGYLAGESRDRPHLNPIVERFETHLQSARRRLLGLVRNTLSSDAVLSLRASCTRLALRATQAVLTVAKGAGFVAPHPAARWARQALFFLVWSCPQPTATALLTELTPPVAVN, from the coding sequence GTGGAATTGGATTCGATCCTCGCGCACGAATCCCATCGTGCCGACACGCAAACGAATTGGCCAAAACGCTCCTGGGAGCGACTGACCGAACTTGGCTGCATGCGCTGGAGTATCCCCACGGCCTACGGCGGGGATGACCTCAGCGGCGAAGCGCTGATGGCGGGATACGAAGCGATTGCGGCATCGTGCCTCACCACCGCATTCTGCTTCAGCCAACGGGAAGCCGCCGTCCGACGCATCCGCAGTCTAGCCCCCCCCGCGATTCGCGAGGAGTGGCTTCCCGACCTCGCTCGTGGTCAACGCATTGTCACCGTCGGGCTCTCGCAGCTCTCGACCTCCCGTCAGCATCGTGCCCCAGCATTACTTGCCACGGCTCTCGGCAATCCGGATTCGCCCGAGTGCTATCGCTTGCATGGCGATGTGCCATGGGTCACCGCCGCAGACCAAAGCGATGCCATGGTCATCGGCGCATGCCTCGAAGATGGGCAGCAGGTGCTATTTCTCGTACCAACCGATCTGCCGGGGGTCACGATTGATTCGCCGATGGAACTCACCGCGCTGCTCGGATCGCGGACTGCCTCCGTGCATTTCGACGCCGTCGAGATTCCCAGGCATCTGGTCCTCGCCGGTCCCGCACCGCAATTGCTCGGACCGATGACCGGGGGCGGGCTCGAGACATCGTGTCTGGCATTGGGACTGGTTCGGGCATCCGTTGGCTACTTGGCAGGCGAATCCCGTGATCGCCCGCATCTCAATCCGATCGTCGAACGATTCGAAACGCATCTGCAATCCGCACGACGCCGCCTGTTGGGATTGGTTCGGAATACGCTTTCCAGCGATGCGGTGCTTTCACTCCGAGCCTCATGCACGCGTTTGGCACTTCGAGCGACCCAGGCGGTCCTCACCGTCGCCAAAGGAGCCGGGTTCGTCGCTCCGCATCCCGCCGCACGATGGGCACGACAAGCGTTGTTCTTTTTGGTATGGTCGTGCCCGCAGCCGACGGCAACCGCGCTGTTGACTGAATTAACTCCGCCTGTTGCCGTCAACTAA
- a CDS encoding class I SAM-dependent rRNA methyltransferase, which translates to MKPEATAPTQPTQPLPSVQLKIARGSSHPWIFQKMVEKPTTRLPGGSIVDIVDRDQKWVGRGFYNGHSRIALRVLTSNPEEAVDAEFFAKRLRRAISLRRDWMQLDAVTDAYRLVHSEADDLSGLVVDRFGDMIVLEFFSAGMFRVRDWLMAALEQEFPGSRFYYFAEEHVGKQESFDCRPPALPEPGVITEHGLKFRVAPGSKHKTGFFVDQRDNRKRVADLSAGKRVLDLCCNSGGFAVYAKALGKASEVIGVDLDEQAIAMAMQNAKLNGATIKFTQADIFAWLRDAIMHKHKFDVVILDPAKQTRDRDMLDQALRKYTDMNRLALQVVAPGGIFVTCSCTGLVTEEMYLETLRRAAWQAGRTVQVLHLSGAGPDHPFLVHVPEGRYLKAIFCRVDG; encoded by the coding sequence ATGAAACCTGAAGCCACCGCGCCCACGCAACCGACACAACCGCTCCCCAGTGTGCAACTCAAAATTGCACGCGGGTCGAGCCACCCCTGGATTTTCCAAAAGATGGTGGAAAAACCCACCACGCGGCTCCCCGGCGGATCGATCGTAGACATCGTCGATCGCGATCAAAAGTGGGTCGGTCGCGGATTCTATAACGGCCACTCCCGCATCGCCTTGCGCGTTCTCACCTCGAACCCCGAAGAAGCGGTCGATGCCGAATTCTTCGCCAAGCGATTACGCCGCGCCATTTCGCTGCGACGCGATTGGATGCAGCTCGACGCGGTCACCGATGCGTATCGACTCGTTCACTCCGAAGCCGACGATCTGTCTGGTCTGGTGGTCGACCGCTTCGGCGACATGATCGTGCTGGAATTTTTCTCCGCAGGCATGTTCCGCGTGCGGGATTGGCTGATGGCCGCGCTGGAACAGGAATTTCCCGGCAGCCGCTTCTATTACTTTGCCGAAGAGCATGTCGGCAAACAGGAATCGTTCGATTGCCGACCGCCCGCACTCCCTGAGCCGGGGGTGATTACCGAGCATGGCTTGAAATTCCGAGTCGCACCGGGCAGCAAGCACAAAACCGGCTTCTTTGTGGATCAACGCGATAATCGCAAACGGGTTGCGGATCTTTCCGCTGGCAAACGCGTCCTCGATTTATGCTGCAATTCCGGTGGATTCGCCGTCTACGCCAAAGCGTTGGGCAAAGCGTCGGAGGTCATCGGCGTCGATCTCGACGAACAAGCGATTGCCATGGCCATGCAGAATGCCAAGCTCAACGGCGCCACCATCAAATTCACGCAGGCCGACATTTTCGCCTGGCTGCGTGATGCGATCATGCACAAACACAAGTTTGACGTCGTGATTCTCGACCCGGCCAAACAGACGCGCGATCGAGACATGCTCGACCAAGCGCTCCGCAAATATACCGATATGAATCGGCTGGCACTGCAAGTCGTGGCACCGGGCGGAATTTTCGTCACGTGCTCCTGCACGGGGCTGGTCACCGAAGAAATGTATCTCGAAACCCTCCGCCGCGCCGCCTGGCAAGCGGGGAGAACCGTGCAAGTGCTGCACCTCTCCGGGGCTGGGCCGGATCACCCGTTTTTGGTCCACGTTCCCGAAGGTCGCTACCTGAAAGCGATCTTTTGCCGGGTGGATGGCTGA
- a CDS encoding peroxiredoxin family protein, with translation MISAILGSMGWLGFWASVVLLQVEPCTPQLESGQEWTYRGEVRETILPVDSLEPVTRTYLIDIHAFVLESRPKPLIAIQTRWRLQQEHVQETIPVAVALDWVEPQADGWQGIASMGARVDPVNEIGMLVAIPDGTIEVGKRWVTAAGKPNQTTWQVEASEIFKGNRCYRIVSQQQQPAMTQRMWLSPVSGLPIRVERSIGRVKIAYEWQSRVQLPSQLAADRRQEIAQAQLLQQDLTASTRLSSQDLPRIYESLLDRTDRYLERASVTPYRESILAMRRRLELLRRGDSALMVPATQRPAAGATAAPMPVAAPAKALAVGDVAPDGEIRMLTGKGETFRLSQFRKQWVVLAYVHPESRSIDDLLRSCETIQSRFGERGIVLMLSVDANSAAMVTRAQRLRSRIPLMDGRRLNEQHRMATTPTMLILNPTGKVEAVVEGWGAESMSVVERCLESVWMR, from the coding sequence ATGATCAGTGCAATCCTCGGCAGCATGGGCTGGTTGGGATTCTGGGCCAGCGTGGTGCTGCTGCAAGTGGAGCCGTGCACGCCGCAACTGGAATCGGGGCAGGAGTGGACCTATCGCGGGGAAGTTCGGGAGACGATTCTGCCGGTCGATTCGCTGGAGCCGGTCACCCGCACCTATCTGATCGATATTCATGCCTTCGTGCTGGAATCGCGTCCGAAGCCGCTCATCGCCATTCAGACCCGCTGGCGATTGCAACAGGAACACGTTCAAGAAACCATTCCGGTAGCCGTGGCGCTCGATTGGGTGGAGCCGCAAGCCGATGGTTGGCAAGGAATTGCGTCGATGGGCGCACGAGTCGATCCGGTCAACGAAATCGGCATGCTCGTCGCGATTCCGGATGGAACCATCGAAGTTGGGAAACGCTGGGTGACCGCCGCCGGCAAACCGAATCAGACTACCTGGCAAGTCGAAGCCAGCGAGATTTTCAAAGGCAATCGCTGCTATCGCATTGTCTCGCAACAGCAGCAACCGGCGATGACGCAACGAATGTGGTTATCCCCCGTGAGTGGATTGCCGATTCGCGTGGAACGAAGCATCGGTCGCGTCAAAATCGCTTATGAGTGGCAATCGCGGGTGCAACTGCCCAGCCAACTCGCCGCCGATCGACGGCAGGAAATCGCACAAGCCCAATTACTGCAACAGGATCTGACGGCAAGCACCCGCTTATCCAGTCAGGATCTGCCGCGAATTTACGAGTCGTTGTTGGATCGGACCGACCGCTATTTGGAACGCGCATCGGTGACGCCGTATCGGGAATCGATTCTGGCGATGCGACGACGATTGGAGTTGCTCCGTCGCGGGGATTCGGCCTTGATGGTACCCGCCACGCAACGACCGGCCGCCGGCGCGACTGCCGCCCCGATGCCCGTCGCGGCTCCCGCGAAGGCATTGGCCGTGGGCGATGTCGCACCCGATGGCGAGATTCGCATGCTGACTGGCAAAGGTGAGACATTTCGATTGTCGCAGTTTCGCAAGCAATGGGTGGTGCTCGCGTATGTGCATCCGGAATCGCGCAGCATCGACGATTTGTTGCGCTCCTGCGAGACAATTCAATCACGCTTCGGCGAGCGGGGCATTGTGCTGATGCTGTCGGTGGATGCCAATTCCGCGGCGATGGTGACGCGTGCCCAGCGACTGCGCTCGCGGATTCCGTTGATGGACGGCCGCCGATTGAACGAGCAACATCGCATGGCCACCACGCCGACGATGCTGATTCTGAACCCGACGGGGAAAGTGGAAGCGGTGGTGGAAGGCTGGGGGGCGGAATCGATGTCGGTGGTGGAACGGTGCTTGGAATCGGTGTGGATGCGCTAA
- a CDS encoding YCF48-related protein, with translation MQRTILAWLGSLLLLGRLDAAPTPFFNDAPLRAVQFVDRNEGWAVGDDGTIWHTIDSGTTWERQPSGTRASLRAVHFLTPYTGWIVGRMELPSGGNVGVVLHTTDGGLTWDQVTNGELPALNVVKSFDEKTVVVAGDGNEAFPTGIFRSVNGGRTWQPVAGNRSPSWLAGDFVDSENGTLGGAWSRLAPIRNGRFAEADVDLLSGRSVRSMKIVGQRAVAVGQGGLVMLSRDSAGVRWGFATVPMNPETLACLDFNGVAMLDSHLWVVGRPGSVILHSPDFGKSWDVLKTPRTVPLHAVHFISHEEGWAVGEFGTILATADGGKTWKVQREGAQRSGLLAIHAQPDALNLETVALLGHEQGYISAAMIVTSPDATSSPMELATRGERAAYAMRATGGGTAEMLWQFPWHSERDRLEAGQIAAHWQKMHDGRSNDLLLRQMVLAFRMWRPEVVLVDPIDSTDPLANLMREAVKEAFKQSADESIFPEQIRQLGLTGWAPKKVYAATKQGLNAPVSMEFSRVTPHLADTPKHVANKALPLIGDRAAVAVQHYRLVAARGNDALNHRDLMEAIDLAPGGTSRRELPPIDARRTQEIEQLETNLRHWQVLESLGTASGNQNQLASPDQVIGSLATTLKKLPDDHAAYGTALLARQYAAQGRWTLAREAYFLLVDRYPAHPLALEGYRWLARFHASGEARRRHELGQFQKVTETVIRPINSVALPNVGPRPQTDTESRLTLISDAAGARNWLEGSLEVEPRLAGFGPNFVRDPSIQMTLQSARRQLGKVDAAKQWYVSYLNATRIPGAEGGEATQHVWRDNAISELWVLDRSKPKPVKPLFYCKEALTRPHLDGQLNDAVWADLQPMVLGDALGQSATQSHATTVKWAHDAEFLYIGITCKRPAVAQFPEKPSKRGYDADLSGQDRVSLMLDLDRDYATYYRLEVDHRGLVADDCWGDRSWNPKWFVAVHNEPTLWTAELAIPIAELTGDPLTTGRIWACNAVRTIPNIGVQAWSRPADTTPRPEGMGLLEFVTPRRSR, from the coding sequence ATGCAACGCACCATTCTCGCATGGCTGGGCAGCCTTCTGCTGCTGGGCCGACTCGACGCCGCACCAACGCCGTTCTTCAACGATGCCCCCCTTCGTGCCGTCCAATTCGTGGATCGCAACGAAGGCTGGGCCGTGGGCGACGATGGAACCATCTGGCATACCATCGATTCTGGCACGACCTGGGAGCGACAACCGAGCGGAACGCGGGCTTCGCTTCGCGCGGTGCATTTCCTGACACCGTACACCGGTTGGATCGTCGGTCGCATGGAATTGCCTTCCGGCGGCAATGTCGGTGTGGTGCTGCATACCACCGATGGTGGACTCACCTGGGATCAAGTCACCAACGGCGAACTTCCCGCATTGAATGTGGTGAAATCGTTTGATGAGAAGACGGTTGTGGTGGCCGGGGATGGTAACGAGGCGTTCCCAACAGGCATCTTCCGCAGCGTCAACGGCGGTCGCACCTGGCAACCCGTCGCCGGCAATCGCAGTCCGTCGTGGCTCGCGGGGGATTTCGTCGATTCCGAGAACGGCACCCTCGGCGGAGCCTGGAGCCGATTGGCCCCGATTCGCAACGGTCGATTCGCCGAGGCCGATGTCGATCTGCTCAGCGGTCGCAGCGTGCGCTCGATGAAAATCGTCGGTCAACGTGCGGTGGCAGTCGGGCAGGGCGGGCTGGTGATGCTCAGCCGCGATTCGGCGGGTGTTCGCTGGGGGTTCGCTACGGTGCCGATGAATCCCGAAACCCTGGCCTGCCTGGACTTTAACGGCGTCGCCATGCTCGACTCGCACTTATGGGTGGTGGGGCGGCCTGGATCGGTGATTCTGCATTCGCCCGATTTCGGCAAATCGTGGGATGTGCTGAAAACGCCACGAACGGTGCCCTTGCATGCGGTCCATTTCATCAGCCATGAAGAAGGCTGGGCAGTGGGCGAATTCGGGACCATTTTGGCGACCGCAGACGGCGGAAAGACTTGGAAAGTCCAGCGGGAAGGGGCCCAACGCTCGGGGTTGCTCGCCATCCATGCCCAACCGGACGCCCTGAATTTGGAGACGGTCGCGCTGTTGGGTCACGAACAGGGCTACATCTCCGCAGCGATGATTGTCACTTCACCCGATGCGACCAGTTCGCCGATGGAACTGGCGACACGAGGCGAACGCGCTGCCTATGCGATGCGAGCGACCGGCGGTGGGACTGCCGAAATGCTTTGGCAGTTTCCCTGGCACTCCGAACGGGACCGACTCGAAGCCGGACAGATTGCCGCCCACTGGCAGAAAATGCACGATGGGCGATCCAACGATTTGCTGTTGCGGCAAATGGTGCTGGCCTTCCGAATGTGGCGGCCCGAGGTGGTGCTCGTCGATCCGATCGATTCAACCGATCCGCTTGCCAATCTGATGCGCGAAGCGGTGAAAGAAGCGTTCAAGCAGTCTGCCGATGAATCGATCTTCCCCGAACAGATTCGCCAACTGGGACTGACCGGCTGGGCACCGAAGAAGGTCTACGCCGCCACGAAGCAGGGGCTGAATGCACCCGTCTCGATGGAGTTCTCCCGTGTGACGCCACATCTGGCCGATACGCCGAAACATGTTGCCAATAAAGCACTTCCGCTCATTGGCGATCGGGCAGCGGTGGCTGTCCAGCATTATCGACTGGTGGCTGCACGGGGAAATGATGCGCTGAATCATCGGGATTTGATGGAAGCGATCGATCTCGCGCCGGGTGGAACGTCGCGCCGCGAACTCCCGCCGATTGATGCGCGCCGCACGCAGGAAATCGAACAGCTCGAAACCAATCTCCGTCATTGGCAGGTGCTCGAATCGTTGGGCACCGCCTCGGGCAATCAAAATCAATTGGCATCGCCGGATCAGGTGATTGGCAGTTTGGCGACGACGTTGAAGAAGCTCCCGGACGATCATGCCGCCTACGGCACGGCGTTGCTCGCCCGACAATATGCCGCCCAGGGACGCTGGACACTGGCACGCGAAGCCTACTTCCTGCTCGTCGATCGCTACCCCGCACATCCGCTGGCATTGGAAGGCTATCGCTGGTTGGCCCGATTCCACGCCAGCGGCGAAGCCCGTCGTCGGCACGAACTGGGCCAATTCCAGAAAGTCACGGAGACGGTCATTCGACCGATCAACTCGGTGGCGCTGCCAAATGTCGGTCCGCGACCGCAAACCGATACGGAATCCCGGCTGACGCTGATTAGCGATGCCGCTGGCGCACGAAATTGGTTGGAAGGTTCGTTGGAAGTCGAACCTCGATTGGCCGGATTCGGTCCTAATTTTGTCCGCGATCCATCGATTCAGATGACGCTGCAATCCGCGCGTCGGCAGTTGGGCAAAGTCGATGCCGCCAAACAATGGTATGTCAGCTATCTGAATGCGACCCGGATTCCGGGCGCAGAAGGTGGCGAAGCGACGCAGCATGTCTGGCGGGATAACGCGATTTCGGAATTGTGGGTGTTGGATCGCTCCAAGCCGAAGCCGGTGAAGCCGCTGTTCTATTGCAAGGAAGCGCTGACTCGCCCGCATTTGGATGGCCAGTTGAATGATGCGGTGTGGGCGGATCTTCAGCCGATGGTGCTGGGCGATGCCTTGGGGCAATCGGCGACGCAATCGCATGCGACGACGGTGAAATGGGCGCATGATGCCGAATTTCTCTACATTGGCATCACTTGCAAGCGGCCTGCTGTAGCGCAGTTCCCCGAAAAGCCCAGCAAGCGAGGCTATGACGCGGATTTGAGCGGGCAGGATCGCGTGTCGCTGATGCTGGATCTCGATCGAGATTATGCCACCTACTACCGGTTGGAAGTCGATCATCGGGGATTGGTGGCCGATGATTGCTGGGGCGATCGGTCGTGGAATCCGAAGTGGTTTGTGGCGGTTCACAATGAGCCGACTTTGTGGACAGCGGAGTTGGCGATTCCCATCGCGGAATTGACCGGCGATCCGCTGACGACGGGGCGAATCTGGGCCTGCAATGCGGTTCGGACGATTCCGAATATCGGAGTGCAAGCCTGGAGCCGACCGGCTGATACCACACCGCGACCGGAGGGGATGGGGTTGCTCGAATTTGTGACCCCGCGACGGTCGCGCTGA
- a CDS encoding DNA-directed RNA polymerase subunit alpha — protein MRIKWRGLELPSRVVADRQYLSDTYGKFIAEPFERGFGFSVGNSLRRILLSTLEGSAVTTVKIRGVQHEITTIPGVVEDVTDIILNVKSLVVKNLSDQPKTITINRDKRGVVKGSDIEHDESIQIINPEHVIATMTADIPFHVEMTVENGRGYRTAEEMMSKDREIGTILVDASFSPVVRVKHEIEETRVGQRTNFDRLVLEIWTNGTITPQLALVEGAKILRKHLNPFIQYSEPGPEIPLEDRIETGAAPRDAVDHALERKLSMSLAELELSVRATNCLESEGITSVRDLVIRTDEELLEVRNFGDTTLREVKQKLQEHGLTLGMKVPSSSRS, from the coding sequence GGCAAGTTTATTGCGGAACCCTTTGAACGTGGGTTCGGCTTCTCCGTGGGCAATTCGCTTCGGCGGATTTTGCTTTCGACGCTCGAAGGGAGCGCGGTGACCACGGTGAAGATCCGAGGTGTTCAACACGAAATCACAACCATCCCCGGGGTGGTTGAAGATGTCACCGACATCATTCTGAACGTGAAGAGCTTGGTTGTGAAGAATCTTTCGGATCAACCGAAGACAATCACGATCAATCGCGATAAACGGGGGGTGGTCAAGGGCTCGGATATCGAGCACGATGAATCGATCCAGATCATCAACCCTGAGCATGTGATCGCTACCATGACCGCCGATATCCCATTCCATGTCGAGATGACAGTGGAAAACGGTCGTGGCTACCGAACCGCCGAAGAAATGATGTCCAAAGACCGGGAAATCGGCACGATTCTGGTCGATGCGAGTTTCTCTCCGGTCGTTCGCGTGAAACACGAAATCGAAGAAACTCGTGTTGGTCAACGCACCAACTTTGATCGGTTGGTCCTCGAGATTTGGACAAACGGAACGATTACCCCGCAATTGGCATTGGTGGAAGGTGCCAAGATTCTGCGGAAGCATTTGAACCCGTTTATTCAATACTCCGAGCCTGGCCCGGAAATTCCGTTGGAAGATCGGATCGAGACCGGTGCTGCTCCTCGTGATGCGGTCGATCACGCTCTCGAACGCAAGCTGAGCATGAGCTTGGCTGAATTGGAACTTTCCGTTCGTGCCACCAACTGTTTGGAATCGGAAGGGATCACCAGCGTTCGCGACTTGGTGATTCGCACCGACGAAGAACTCTTGGAAGTTCGGAACTTCGGCGACACAACCTTACGTGAAGTCAAGCAAAAGCTCCAAGAGCACGGCTTGACTTTGGGGATGAAAGTCCCTTCCTCAAGCCGTTCGTGA
- the rplQ gene encoding 50S ribosomal protein L17 codes for MRHLNQGRKLGRTPSHRLALKRNLASNLITHGQIVTTVEKAKELRPFIEKLITIAKSGTLHARRTVAARLGPMSCAPIMDKNDAAVPGTILSKLFDEIAPRFKDRPGGYTRIIRRHERRLGDGGQTAYIAFLQEGEVKEKKQKAAPAPLAPAPASETAPESPAS; via the coding sequence ATGCGTCACTTAAATCAGGGTCGCAAGCTTGGGCGCACTCCCTCGCACCGACTCGCCCTCAAGCGAAACTTGGCTAGCAACCTGATCACTCACGGTCAGATTGTGACCACGGTTGAGAAGGCCAAGGAACTGCGTCCGTTCATCGAGAAGCTGATCACCATCGCCAAGTCGGGCACCCTGCACGCTCGGCGGACTGTCGCTGCTCGCCTGGGACCGATGAGCTGCGCTCCGATCATGGACAAGAATGACGCTGCCGTTCCTGGCACGATTCTTTCCAAGCTGTTCGATGAAATCGCGCCGCGGTTCAAGGATCGTCCGGGTGGCTACACGCGGATCATCCGTCGACATGAACGACGCTTGGGCGATGGCGGTCAAACTGCTTACATCGCCTTCCTGCAAGAAGGTGAAGTCAAGGAAAAGAAGCAAAAGGCTGCACCCGCTCCTTTGGCTCCTGCTCCGGCCAGCGAAACTGCCCCCGAATCGCCTGCGAGCTAA